In Salarias fasciatus chromosome 20, fSalaFa1.1, whole genome shotgun sequence, a single window of DNA contains:
- the LOC115407551 gene encoding uncharacterized protein LOC115407551 isoform X2, producing MGCCSVTQRHTGVDEVGPDEIELLELSGDNLGVWSLGETRLQLSVRNSRDEQHLPPPPPPPHKPSTRHLEREVVLWGRSRDELHHRIYSQQPIRGWEGQPAHMYGEIFHSSPVSLYNSHAQETTECFLVLFSFHLLILSVDHSRKDFIYEGVLPLSGLAFQTVSTDPDASQPPHMFEISGPMVDSKVFICPTSAELQRWMQHIDDRRYKSMAQPMSPSHCALSYLLPCDEHWKREELKKYLLQAPIWKWEGVPIHHMGQPGYISIVHIINTQRQGLQERLMVLFPQDVLLLSVDNRRLNIRYEGRLARHSIKAVERSALPGRLEFELTAGPKQPRSPESRSSSHRAEAAQEQERVPGTDNHGRELSRQRAQLTRQQKRRVTCRQIKSRHITA from the exons ATGGGATGCTGCAGTGTGACCCAGAGGCACACTGGAGTGGACGAGGTGGGACCCGACGAGatcgagctgctggagctgtccGGAGACAACTTAGG ggtgtGGAGCCTGGGAGAAACCAGACTTCAGCTCTCAGTGAGGAACAGCAGAGACGAGCAGCAtctgcctccacctccgccgCCACCACACAAGCCTTCAACCCGACACCTGGAgcgagag GTGGTGCTGTGGGGAAGGAGCAGAGATGAGCTGCACCACAGGATTTACtcccagcagccaatcagaggctggGAAGGCCAACCTGCTCACATGTATGGAGAGATCTTCCACTCTTCACCTGTGTCTCTGTATAACAGCCACGCTCAG gagaccaCCGAATGTTTCctggtgttgttttctttccaccTGCTGATTCTGTCTGTGGACCACTCCCGAAAAGACTTTATTTATGAG GGCGTCCTTCCTCTTTCTGGACTTGCCTTCCAGACCGTCTCCACAGATCCTGACGCCTCGCAGCCGCCGCACATGTTCGAGATCAGCG GTCCCATGGTGGACTCCAAGGTCTTCATCTGCCCCACGTCTGCAGAATTACAGCGGTGGATGCAGCACATAGACGACAGGAGATACAAGTCTATGGCTCAACCCATGAGTCCCTCCCACTGCGCGCTTTCCTATCTA TTACCGTGCGACGAGCActggaaaagagaagaactgaagaaGTACTTACTACAAGCACCGATATGGAAGTGGGAGGGCGTGCCCATACACCACATGGGCCAGCCGGGGTACATCTCCATCGTTCACATCAtcaacacacagagacag GGACTCCAGGAAAGACTGATGGTTCTCTTCCCTCaagatgtgctgctgctgtccgtcGACAACAGGCGGCTGAATATAAGATATGAG GGCAGGCTGGCCCGGCACAGCATCAAAGCGGTGGAGCGCTCAGCTCTGCCTGGACGGCTGGAGTTCGAACTTACAG CTGGACCGAAGCAGCCACGTTCCCCTGAGTCACGCTCCTCCTCCCATCGTGCCGAAGCTGCACAGGAGCAGGAAAGAGTCCCAGGAACCGATAATCACGGCCGAGAGCTGTCACGTCAACGGGCGCAGCTGACTCGGCAGCAAAAAAGGAGAGTGACGTGTAGACAGATAAAGAGCAGACACATCACGGCCTGA
- the LOC115407551 gene encoding probable pleckstrin homology domain-containing family N member 1 isoform X1: MGCCSVTQRHTGVDEVGPDEIELLELSGDNLGVWSLGETRLQLSVRNSRDEQHLPPPPPPPHKPSTRHLEREVVLWGRSRDELHHRIYSQQPIRGWEGQPAHMYGEIFHSSPVSLYNSHAQETTECFLVLFSFHLLILSVDHSRKDFIYEGVLPLSGLAFQTVSTDPDASQPPHMFEISGPMVDSKVFICPTSAELQRWMQHIDDRRYKSMAQPMSPSHCALSYLLPCDEHWKREELKKYLLQAPIWKWEGVPIHHMGQPGYISIVHIINTQRQGLQERLMVLFPQDVLLLSVDNRRLNIRYEGRLARHSIKAVERSALPGRLEFELTGELMEPLQISCTCPEDYQNWIFQLQQLDRSSHVPLSHAPPPIVPKLHRSRKESQEPIITAESCHVNGRS, from the exons ATGGGATGCTGCAGTGTGACCCAGAGGCACACTGGAGTGGACGAGGTGGGACCCGACGAGatcgagctgctggagctgtccGGAGACAACTTAGG ggtgtGGAGCCTGGGAGAAACCAGACTTCAGCTCTCAGTGAGGAACAGCAGAGACGAGCAGCAtctgcctccacctccgccgCCACCACACAAGCCTTCAACCCGACACCTGGAgcgagag GTGGTGCTGTGGGGAAGGAGCAGAGATGAGCTGCACCACAGGATTTACtcccagcagccaatcagaggctggGAAGGCCAACCTGCTCACATGTATGGAGAGATCTTCCACTCTTCACCTGTGTCTCTGTATAACAGCCACGCTCAG gagaccaCCGAATGTTTCctggtgttgttttctttccaccTGCTGATTCTGTCTGTGGACCACTCCCGAAAAGACTTTATTTATGAG GGCGTCCTTCCTCTTTCTGGACTTGCCTTCCAGACCGTCTCCACAGATCCTGACGCCTCGCAGCCGCCGCACATGTTCGAGATCAGCG GTCCCATGGTGGACTCCAAGGTCTTCATCTGCCCCACGTCTGCAGAATTACAGCGGTGGATGCAGCACATAGACGACAGGAGATACAAGTCTATGGCTCAACCCATGAGTCCCTCCCACTGCGCGCTTTCCTATCTA TTACCGTGCGACGAGCActggaaaagagaagaactgaagaaGTACTTACTACAAGCACCGATATGGAAGTGGGAGGGCGTGCCCATACACCACATGGGCCAGCCGGGGTACATCTCCATCGTTCACATCAtcaacacacagagacag GGACTCCAGGAAAGACTGATGGTTCTCTTCCCTCaagatgtgctgctgctgtccgtcGACAACAGGCGGCTGAATATAAGATATGAG GGCAGGCTGGCCCGGCACAGCATCAAAGCGGTGGAGCGCTCAGCTCTGCCTGGACGGCTGGAGTTCGAACTTACAG GTGAGCtgatggagccgctgcagatcTCCTGCACCTGTCCGGAGGACTATCAGAACTGGATTTTTCAGTTACAACAG CTGGACCGAAGCAGCCACGTTCCCCTGAGTCACGCTCCTCCTCCCATCGTGCCGAAGCTGCACAGGAGCAGGAAAGAGTCCCAGGAACCGATAATCACGGCCGAGAGCTGTCACGTCAACGGGCGCAGCTGA